TTACTGCCGATGTGGAAGGATTCCGCTTTTTCCTCAGCTTTGGCTTCTCGGAATTAATCCGTTTTGTCCTTTTGATTGGAATTAGTTTTTCAGTCATGTTCTATTATTCTATTTCATTGACTTTTGTGACTCTAGCTACGCTGCCATTCCTGGCTGTTGTTGTTTATAAATTTGACCGGGCAGTCCATCCGGCGTTCAGGGGAATCCGTAAATCATTCGGTAAGCTGAATACTAAAGTCCAGGAGAATATCAGTGGCATCAACACGGTCAAATCTCTTTCCCGTGAAGATTATGAGATAGGCAGATTCAATGCATCGAATGGAAATTACAAAGACCAATATTTGTTCACTTCAGAAATTTGGGCTAAATATTTCCCGTTAATGGAGTTTTTGGGCAATCTGAGTGTCGTCCTTCTCTTAGGATATGGTGGTTTCCTGGTTATGAATGACTCCTTGCTTCCAGGGGAGCTGGTAGCTTTCTACAGTCTTGTTTGGTACATCATGTGGCCAATCATGAACTTGGGATTCGTTGTGAACCTATTTTCCCAATCGAAAGCATCGGGCGAAAGATTATTGGAAATTCTTGAAGCTGATGAGGAGATTGAAGAGAAGCGTGGAGCACTGCAGATTGAAAAGCTGTCGGGTGATGTGGAGTTCAAAAATGTAACCCTCCGTTATGGAAATGACGAAAATGAAGCATTATATGATATTACCTTTAAAGCACGGCCTGGGCAGACCATTGGTTTGATCGGTTCGACAGGTTCAGGAAAAACAAGCATTACCCAGCTGATGACTAGGTTTTATGAACCGGTCGCTGGCCAGGTACTGATCGATGGCAGGGATATAAAGGATTATTCCATTCGTTCGCTTCGGAGCAATATAGGAATTGTCCTTCAGGAATCCTTCCTCTTTTCTTCCTCGATCAAGGCCAATATTTCTTACGGGAATCCAGATGCCACGATGGAGGAAATCATCGCTGCTGCTAAAAGGGCTCAGGCACATAGTTTTATAATGGAGCTTCCGGATGGCTACGATACGATTCTTGGAGAAAGAGGAATGGGGTTGTCTGGTGGCCAAAAGCAAAGGATTGCGATTGCCAGGGCGATTTGTGTCAATCCAAGCATTTTGATCCTTGATGATGCCACAAGCGCAGTAGATATGGAAACTGAATTCAAGATTCAACAAGCGCTGATGGAAGTCATGAAGGGACGGACGACCTTCATCATCGCACACCGTATTTCCTCCCTGAAGCATGCAGATGAAATTCTTGTTCTTGAAAATGGGTCAATTGCTGAGCGAGGAACCCATGAACAACTGATCAAAAATGGCGGAAGCTATCAAAAAATCTATGATATTCAGTTTAAAGACCGCCAGAAGGTATCGCAAACTGGCTGAAATGGAAACTGAAAATGGTTAATATCTGTTCGCCGTTTTGGTCATTGCACCAGTTATCTACAATGTACAGGGGGGAAGGTTTTGAGCAAGAATAAAAACTCTCAAGTTTTAAAAAGGTTCCATTATTCTACTGACCAGGTTATTGATAAACCTTTTAACTGGAAACAAATGTCAAGGCTTTTCGGTTATATGCTTCCATACAAAAAGACGCTAGTTCCGCTGTCGATTGCTATGGTATTAATCACAACAGCAGTAAGATTGGCGATCCCAATTTTGATTGGGATCTACACACTTGACAGAGCTGTAAAAAACAAGGACGCCACAATGCTTTTCTGGCTGGTCGCACTCATAGCAGGGCTTTATTCAGCTTCTTATTTCGCAAATATATTCAGGATTCGCTGGATGAATCAATTAGGCCAGAATGTCATTTATGATTTGCGCAAACATTTATTCACACATGTGCAAAATCTATCTCATCGCTTTTTTGACCAGCGTTCAGCGGGGTCCATACTAGTCAGAATCATGAATGATATCAATTCCCTCCAGGAATTATTCACCAATGGTGTCATCAATTTATTGATGGACATCGTTTTGCTGATCGGTATCTTCTTTATCCTGTTTTCGCTAAGTCCACAGCTTACATTGGCAATCATGATCATTTTACCGATCATGTTCTTGATCTCAACAAAGCTGAGAAAAAACATCCGACGCTCCTGGCAGGATGTGCGTATGAAGCAATCCAAGTTGAATTCCCACTTGAATGAAAGCATTCAAGGAATCAGGGTTACACAATCTTTTACTCAGGAAAAAGAAAACATGGCCTTTTTTGATGGAGTCAATGATGAGACCTTCCAGAGCTGGAAGTCTGCTTCACAGAAAAATGCGATGTTCCGTCCGATGGTTGAACTGACCAATGCTCTTGGAACGGCAGTTTTGATTTGGTACGGAGCAAGCTTGATCCAGAATGGAACGATCTCAATTGGGGTATTCGTCTCATTTGCGTTTTACCTTGGCATGTTCTGGGAGCCAATTTCAAGGCTCGGACAGGTGTATAATCAATTATTAATGGGGATGGCTTCATCAGAACGTATCTTTGAGTTCCTTGATGAAAAACCAATTGTTTCTGAAGCGGATCAAGCTATCGAACTTGAAGATATGCGAGGGGAAATCAAGTTTGACAAAGTCGTGTTTTCCTATGATGACAAGCGAACGGCACTAAAAGGAATCAATCTTGAAATGAAGGCTGGCCAAACGGTTGCCCTCGTCGGCCACACAGGGTCTGGTAAGACAACGATCGCCAATTTGATCAGCAGGTTCTATGACCCTACTTCAGGGAAAGTATTGGTAGATGGCCATGATTTAAAAGAGGTTTCTATAGGCAGCCTTAGGAAACATATCAGCATAGTCCTGCAGGATACCTTCATTTTTTCTGGGACGATTTACGATAATATTCTTTTTGGCCGGCCGGATGCCACAGAGGAAGAAGTAAAGGCGGCTGCCGAAGCTGTAGGGGCGTCAGAATTCATCAAGAAACTCCCTAATGGCTATCAAACAGAAGTGGAAGAGAGGGGAAATATCCTTTCAGTCGGTGAAAGGCAGCTCCTTTCCTTCGCCAGGGCATTGCTTGCGAATCCAAGAATCCTGATCATGGATGAAGCGACAGCCAGCATTGATACTGAAACAGAAGTGAAAATCCAAAAGGCATTGAAAACACTGTTGAACGGCAGAACGGCGATCATCATTGCCCACAGACTTTCGACCATCCGGGAAGCGGATAATATCTTCGTGCTGGAGAATGGCCTGATCATTGAACGAGGCAATCATGATCAATTGATGGATCTTCAGGGAGAATACCATGATCTTGTTAAAGCACAATTCAATATGCTTGATGCAGTGTAAAAAGCCTTCCTTGTGAAGGCTTTTTTTTCGAAGCTGAAGCAAAACTGGTTTCTCAGCCAATCTGTAACTTTTTAGCAGAGTAACCGTCCAATTGATAAATAGACGTGCTTTAAGGGGGCCTTTCATTGTTGAGAAAGATAGGTATTATGGGTATTCTGTTCGTCCTTTTGCTGGCAGGCTGCAGCGGGGGGATGTCACAGGATGACAGTAGCAAGATGAGTTCTGAAGGTGATATGAATTCTGCTGCTGACATGGAAAATTCAAGTGATGATATTGCTTTTTCGGAAAATGAAGAAGATAACGCTGTTGCCGGAGAGAAATCAAAAGCAGAGGAACAGTCCGAGCTAAAGGCAGACGATACGGCAGCCCAGCGGATGGTCATCTATAATGCAGAAATGGATATCAGGGTGGAGAGCTTTGAAAAAGCGCGCAATGCCCTTGAGCAAAAAGCAATAGCCTATAATGGCTATATTGTACAGTCTGATTCAAATCGTTTTGATGGAGAACAGCAAAGCGGTACGATGACTTTCAGGATTCCTCAGGAGCATTTTAATGCTTTCTTGAGTGAGGCTGAGGGTTTATCTGTTCAAGTTAATCATCGCCGTGTTAGCGGTCAGGACGTTACGGAGGAGTATGTAGACCTTGAATCACGATTAAAGTCCAAGAAAGCTGTTGAAGGGAGGCTGCTGGATTTCATGAAGCAGGCTCAGAAAACGGAGGACCTGTTGAAAATTTCGTCTGACCTGGCCAATGTCCAGGAGGAAATTGAACAAATTGCCGGAAGGAAGAAATTCCTCGAAAACCAGACTGCACTTTCTACGGTGACCATTACCCTGCAGGAAAATGAAGTGCCTGTTCCGAAAATAGACAATGACAGCCTCAATACCTGGCAGAAAATCAAAAAGCAGTTCGCAGATAATATCAATATCTTGCTGGCAGCTGGCTCAGGGATCATTGTATTCTTTATTGGAAACCTGCCAATTCTCTTAATCGTAGGAGCCGTGGTAGCAGCGGTCATTTATTTTGTTAGAAAGAAAGCTTTGCGAAGGCAAAATAATAACGTGGATTCCAATAGCTAAAGAAAAGAGGTGCCAGGATCCTGATTGAAATTTAATTCAAAGCAGGAAAAAGCCGTTGCGACCATAATCGCAACGGCTTTTCTATTAAACCTCCATAATGATCGGCAGGATCATTGGGCGGCGTTTTGTTTTTTCATAAAGGAAAGGCGCAAGTGTATCAGTGATTTCGTTTTTGATTTCTGACCACTGAGTTGTTTTTCTTTCCATTACTTTATTCAAGTGCTTATTGATCAGGCTCTGGGCATCATTGATCAGGTCGCCAGATTCTCTCATATAGACAAATCCACGCGAAATCAAGTCTGGACCCGCAGCAATCTTAAATTCCTTCATATTGATGCTGACTACAACAACGACGAGGCCTTCCTCGGAAAGGATTCGTCGGTCGCGAAGAACAATGTTCCCGATGTCGCCAACACCGCTTCCATCAATATATACATTCCCAGAAGGGATCTTACCGGCAACACCCACTTCATTGTCCCCAAGAGCAAGAACTTCTCCGTTATCCATAATAAAACAGTTTTCTTCAGGTACTCCACAATCGGTAGCGAGTTTTGTGTGCATTTTTTGCATACGGTACTCACCATGGATAGGCATGAAGTATTTTGGTTTGATCAGGCGAAGCATCAATTTCTGTTCTTCCTGACCACCGTGTCCGGAAGTATGGATGTCATTTAATGAACCGTGGATGACATCGGCACCTGCACGGGAGAGCATATTGATCGTTCTGTTAACACTGATTGTGTTCCCTGGAATAGGTGAAGATGAGAACACTACTGTATCGCCAGGCTGAATCTGGATCTGACGATGTGTTCCGTTGGCAATCCTTGATAAAGCGGCCATAGGCTCGCCCTGGCTTCCAGTACAAAGGATTGTAACCTGATTGGCAGGGAGTCTGTTGATTTGCTGTGCATCGATGAATGTATCCTTCGGTGCAGTAATATACCCTAGTTCTTGTCCGATATTGATGGCTGATTCCATGCTTCGGCCGAAAACAGCGACTTTTCTTCCATTTGCGACTGCAGCTTCGACTACCTGCTGCAAGCGATGGATATTGGATGCGAATGTGGCGAAAATGATCCGTCCATCCACTTTTCGGAAAATATCATGAATGCTTTCACCAACACGGCGCTCAGACATTGTGAAGTGCGGTACTTCAGCATTAGTGCTGTCCGATAGCAAACAGAGGACACCCTCTTTGCCGATTTCAGCCATTTTAGTCAGGTTGGCAGGTTCACCAACTGGTGTGAAATCGAACTTGAAATCACCCGTGTGGACGATTTGCCCAGGAGGTGTTTTCACGACGACACCATATGAATCAGGTATACTGTGTGTTGTCCTGAAGAATGTGACCGAAGTTTTACGGAACTTGATGATGTCGTCTTCCTTGATTTCGATCAGCTTCGCTTTTCGCAATAGACCGTGCTCTTCTAGCTTGTTTTTGATCAAGCCCAATGCAAGCTTGCCGCCATAAATTGGGACGTTGATTTCTCTCAGCAAATAGGGGATGCCGCCAATATGGTCTTCATGGCCATGTGTAATGAATAGTCCTTTGATTTTATCTTCATTTTTTACAAGGTACGAATAGTCAGGAATAACGTAATCAATCCCCAGCAATTCATCCTCAGGGAATTTGATTCCAGCGTCAATCAAGATGATTTCATCCTGGAACTGCACCCCGTATGTGTTTTTACCGATTTCGCCTAAACCACCAAGCGCAAAAACGGCCGTTTGGTCATTTTTAACAAATTTCATAAATTATTCGATCTCCAATACTTCAAAGTCTTCTTTTTGTCTTTCGTACTCAAAATAGTTACCCTCAACTGCCTCGACATATTCAATATTATATTGGCGATCAGCTATTTTTGTCCGTACATCTCTTTCAGAGTCACCTTTTACATAAATGGTTTTTGTTTTTTCGCGAACTGGAACTTGCTTGTTGGATTCCTGGAAGTAAACTTTAAAAATCATGAAAAATCTCTCTCCTTAAATTAACTTTTTCTATTGTATAGGCAATTTTCGATGAAACATTTTGCAGATTACGCAATTCCCGGTCTGGGATATACAAAAGGTAAACGTACAAATTTGCAGGTAAAGCATAACTCTGTCAAAATAATAAACGAATTTAGCCATATATAAAAATTAACAATGTTACCATTGTTATTATCAATCGTGCCATGTTTTCTGCTATTTACCAATTTACAATAAGGAAGGAGCCCTTCGCAAGTTTGAAGGGCTCAAAAAGTTAAGCGATTGTTTTTTTTCGAAGCAAATCTTTCCACTGTTTTAAAAGCTTCTTTCTTAGCTTCTTTAACATAGTGGATCATCTCCTTAATTCCTATTTTAAACTATCCTTGTCCAAAGTAAAGTAAACAAGGAAAAGTTTAGGAAAGATTATTTTTCAAAATCCTATCTTTTTGTTTATATTATATGATGAAATAGCAAATTTTTTCATGGATATTGATGGAATGACATAAATTGTCATTGCTTAGACACAGATTTTGATTTCTTATTTCTGTACACGCACATGGGAATTTGATAGACTACTCATTTACATAATAATTTTTAAATGACTTTTGTACATTTATATTCTGATTGCTTTGTCGGGAAGGACTAAGGGTATGAAGCAGCCTTGAATATTGATGTAACCTGCTTTTAAAAATGCATCAAAGGAGAAGGATCATGAGCAAAATCGTATTTTTCGATATCGATGGAACACTATTGGACCACGATAAAAACCTCCCAGCCTCTACAAAAGAGGCAATTGAGACTTTAAAAGAAAATGGAGTTTTCGTAGCCATTGCAACGGGCAGAGCACCATTTATGTTCGAATACTTGAGAAAAGAACTGGACATAGACTCTTTTGTAAGCTTTAACGGCCAATATGTTGTCTTTGAAGGAGAGCCAATTTACCAGAACCCTTTGAATAACGGCAAGATAGAAGAACTTTATTTTGAAGCGGCTAAAAAGGGGCATCCGGTCGTATTCATGAATCATAAGAAGATGAAATCATCAGTGAAGCAGCATGACTACATTGAAACCAGCCTCGGGGGACTTAAGTTTGCGCACCCAGAGCATGACGACCGTTTTTATGTTGAACGTGACCTCTATCAGACTCTTCTGTTCTGTGAAGAAGGACAAGAAGAATATTACCGTGAAGCTTATCCTGAATTCACTTTTATCAGATGGCATCCTTATTCTGTTGATATCCTGCCTGCAGGAGGCTCCAAAGCGGAAGGGATTAAAAAGATGGTAGACCGTTTAGGTTTCAAGCCTGAAGATGTCTACGCTTTCGGTGATGGACTGAATGACCTTGAAATGCTCAAGACAGTAGCAAATGGCGTCGCGATGGGTAATGCCGTCCCAGAATTGAAGGAACTAGCGAATATGGTTACGAAGGATGTAGATGACGACGGAATCTGGCACGGATTGAAAGAATTGAAATTGATTTAGATTGTGACTAGAGAAACTGTCTAGATGATGAATACCATTTTAGGAAAGTAAAAAGCCGAATCGCTAAGGATTCGGCCTTTTTTGACTGCAACATTTCGTTGTGTGCAGCTTATCTTTCCACTGGTTTTGCATCAGGAACTTCAGCATATGGATCTTGTTTATTAATATGATCGTAAAACATGATGCCATTCAGATGATCGATTTCATGCTGGAATACAATCGCAGGCAGACCTTTTAGGCGCAGCTTCACTTCATTTCCTTCAAGGTCAATCCCTTTTACCGTTACCCTTGCATATCTCGGTACATACCCTGGGATCGCCTCATCAACCGATAGGCATCCTTCACCTGCTGAAAGGTAGGAACGTTCTACTGAATGGCTGATGATTTTCGGGTTGAAAAGAGCATGGCTGATCAAGTTATCCTTTTCATCGCTAACATGAACCGCAATCATTCTTTTCGAAACATTTATTTGTGGAGCAGCAAGGCCGATACCAGGTCGAAGTCCATGCTTTTGGGCAATTTCAGGGTCCTGGCTGTTTTTAACATATTCAATCAGGCTTTCAAGCACTGCCTTATCTTCCTGTGAAGGGGGTATTGAAACTTCTTCCGCGACTTTCCTGAGCACGGGATGACCATCACGGACGATATCATTCATCGTCAACATAAACTTCACCTCTAGTATGTAATAATGTTAGTCTAACAAATGCCCACTAAAAAGTTAACTAGAAAAATTCAAAAGAGAGAGGTATATAACCTCCCTCTTTCATCATTTAAAACTTCCAGCAGGCGCAGCCAACAATGATCAGAAGGATGAACAACACGACAATCAAAGCGAATCCATTGCCATAGCCTGCTCCTGCAACAGGATAACCGCATCCATATCCGTATCCGTACATCAGGAAACCTCCTCAAATGTGTTTTTCGCCCGTAAATCGGTCGATTGCTATAGCCTATGCAACAGAAAAATTTAGGTATAGGCTTAAGCCTAAAGCATAAACAGCCAGAGGTATGTATATATATAGGGAGAGGACAAGTATTCGCCACTTCAATTCCTGCAATTAATCCTGCGAAATTTCATATCTATTGTCAAATCTCGTCGCAATCGCTATAGTAAAATTGGTATCAATGAGGAGGTTTTTATTTTGTCCATATTCAAAAAAATAAGTTTAGCTATTATTATGATGGCTGGAGTTTTCAGTCTAGCAGGGTGTCTGGACAAGCAATCACCGGAGGAAAAAATGTTTGAAGCTCTTGAGAAGGTTGTTTCAATCGAAAAAGGGTTTGAAGATCAGCAAGATCCTCTTGTAGAGCTGGAAAAGAAAGAAAAAGAAATTTACGAGCAGATCATTTCTTTAGGAATGAAGGAATACGACCAAATTGTCAAGCTAGCAGATGAGGCATTGGCTATAGCTGACAAACGCGAAGAACATATTGAAAAAGAAAAAGAAAGTATAGATGAATCTGAAAAGGAATTTGGGAATGTCGATGCTATCATAGATGAGATCGATGACGCTGACCTTAAGAAGCAGGCAACTGGACTGCAATCGACTATGAAAGAAAGATATGCTATCCACGAGAAGCTCTACAAAAACTATAAACAAGGGCTTCAATATGACAAAGAGCTATATGGAATGCTAAAAGATAAAGAATTAAGCTTTGAAAAACTCGAAGAACAAATCAATAAAGTGAATGAAGTTTATGAAACGGTCTTAAATGACAATAAGGAATTCAATGATAAGACTGACCAGTATAATAAAGAAAAAATGGATTTTTACAAAAGTGCTGGAATTGAAGTGAGTTCTGAAAAAGAATAATAAAGGGAAGCCGCTTTTAATCAAAGCGGCTTTTTGTTGTGGAAATGAAAACCCCGGGCTATGCCTGGGGTTCCAAAAAGCTTTCAGCGTGGTATTAAAAAAACTTCCCCACGGTGCTAAAATATTTTTTGGTTCGCCAACCAAAAATATCTGCACGGAGGAAGTCCTATGTCTAAAGACAATAACAGTTTATCACACACTACCTGGAATTGTAAGTATCACATCGTATTCGCCCCAAAGTATAGGAGACAGATCATTTATGGGAAAATCAAAAAAGATATTGGAGAAATACTACGCACATTATGTGAAAGAAAAAGTGTAGAAATAATCGAAGCGACAGCTTGTAAGGACCACGTACATATGTTAGTGAGTATACCGCCTAAAATAAGTGTCTCCTCATTTGTCGGTTACTTAAAAGGAAAAAGTAGTTTAATGATATTTGATCGGCACGCAAACCTGAAATACAGATATGGAAATCGAAAATTCTGGTGTACAGGTTATTATGTCGATACCGTTGGAAGAAACAAAAAGGTAATAGAAGATTACATTCGAAATCAAATACAAGATGATATAGTCGCAGAGCAATTAACGATGATGGAATACATTGATCCATTCACAGGAGAAGAAGTGAAGAAAAAGAAACGAAGTTAGAAGGGGAGAAGGCCTTTTAGGTCTGGCCAGTAGAAGTAGTACAATTGGCGAACCTTTCAGTAGCCCTTTAGGGTTTGGTCAGTAACAAAGGCTTTCAGCCGCAGAGAAAACCACCCGTTCTCACGGGTGGTTATTATTTGGTCTTTTATTCAGCAAGTGATTGATCATGTCTAGCTGAATAATCCTATATATGAAGCAAACAGGAGAGGCTTGCCTTTGCAGCTTGCCATACAGCACTAATACAGTTGAACCTAAAAGTTATTTATTATAGTACAGTAATTTTTATTGAGTAATACAGATGCTTTTTCGAGATAATAACATAAAGATAGTGGATAAAATTTAAAAAGATGAAACATAGTATTTGACGGAGAAATATTCGTGATGTAAACTAAAAAACGAATGAGCGGATTGTATTACTATTTTTTTATTTTTCATTGATACAGTATTTCTTAAGCGAGATTGGAGAAATAAAAGTTTTTATATGGTGAATCTGTGGAAAACTAAATAATGGTGTGTTCATATATGGTTAAAGCAAAGTGTTATTGAAAAACCTCCTGAACCATTAGTGAAAGGCCAAGAAAAACAATTCAGCTCTGACAGGTATTTAGAAACCCGGGGAAGTTTATCCTGATATTGGGTAACCTATTTTTGTATATTCAATTTAAAATTCATGAAGTATGAAAGGAAGAGGTGGCTCTGATGGCATCTAAAACAAAAAACAATACTGTTGATGCAATGAAGCAGCTCGAAAAGATTGAAAGCCAATTCGAGATGTTCCAGATTTTGAATGAAGAGGGCGAAGTCGTAAATGAATCGGCAATGCCTGAGCTTTCAGATGAGCAATTACAAGAATTAATGAAGCGTATGGTTTATACAAGGATTTTGGACCAGCGCTCAATTTCATTGAACCGCCAGGGGCGTCTAGGTTTCTATGCTCCAACTGCAGGACAGGAAGCTTCCCAGCTTGCATCACAATTCGCACTTGAAAAAGAAGATTTCATTCTTCCAGGATACCGTGATGTCCCACAGATGATCTGGCATGGACTTCCGCTGACACAAGCATTCCTATTCTCACGCGGACACTTCAAGGGTAATCAAATTCCTGAAGGCGTAAATGTCATTTCTCCACAAATCATCATCGGTGCTCAATACATCCAGGCAGCTGGTGTTGCTCTTGGTATGAAGAAACGTGGAACTAAAGCAGTTGCCGTAACTTACACAGGTGATGGCGGATCATCACAGGGTGATTTCTACGAAGGTATCAACTTTGCGGGTGCATACAAAGCTCCAGCAATCTTTTTCGTTCAAAATAACCGTTTCGCGATTTCAACTCCAGTTGAAAAGCAGACTGCTGCAGAAACAATCGCTCAAAAGGCTGTTGCAGCTGGTATCCCTGGTATCCAGGTAGACGGAATGGATCCACTTGCAGTTTACGCTGTCACTCTTGAAGCACGTAAGCGCGCAGTTAATGGAGAAGGTCCTACATTGATCGAAACAATGACTTACCGTTATGGTCCACATACAATGGCTGGTGATGACCCAACTCGTTACCGTACAGCTGACCTGGACAATGAGTGGGAAAAGAAAGATCCATTAGTTCGTTTCCGTAAGTTCCTGGAGAAGAAAAATCTGTGGACTGAAGAGATGGAAAACGAAACAATCGAAAGAGCAAAGGAAGAAATCAAAAACGCGATCAAAGAAGCGGATGATACTCCTAAGCAAAAAGTAACTGACCTTATGGAAATCATGTATGAAGAAATGCCGGACTACTTAAAAGAACAGTATGAAATATATAAAGAGAAGGAGTCGAAGTAAGCCATGGCTCAAATGACAATGATTCAAGCAATTACAGACGCTCTTCGCGTTGAAATGAAGAACGATCCAAACGTACTAGTATTCGGGGAAGACGTTGGCGTAAACGGCGGTGTATTCCGTGCTACTGAAGGTCTGCAAAATGAATTCGGTGAAGACCGTGTATTTGATACACCACTCGCGGAATCTGGTATCGGCGGTTTGGCAATCGGTCTTGCGCTGCAAGGCTATCGTCCGGTCCCTGAAATCCAATTCTTCGGCTTTGTTTTCGAAGTTATGGATTCTATCGCAGGACAAATGGCTCGTATGCGCTACCGCTCAGGCGGCCGCTACAGCTCACCAGTAACAATTCGTTCACCATTCGGGGGAGGCGTACATACTCCTGAGATGCACGCTGACAGCCTTGAAGGAATGGTTGCACAGCAGCCTGGCCTGAAAGTCGTTATTCCTTCAACTCCGTATGACGCAAAAGGATTGTTGATTTCTTCAATCCGTGATAATGATCCAGTCATTTTCTTAGAGCACATGAAGCTATACCGCTCTTTCCGTCAGGAAGTACCTGAAGAAGAATACACAATCCCTCTGGGTAAAGCAGATGTCAAGCGTGAAGGTAAAGACCTGTCAATCATCACTTATGGTGCAATGGTCCACGAATCACTAAAGGCAGCTGAAGAGCTTGAAAAAGAAGGATACTCTGTAGAAGTTATCGACTTAAGAACAGTAATGCCTT
The window above is part of the Mesobacillus jeotgali genome. Proteins encoded here:
- a CDS encoding YkyA family protein, producing the protein MSIFKKISLAIIMMAGVFSLAGCLDKQSPEEKMFEALEKVVSIEKGFEDQQDPLVELEKKEKEIYEQIISLGMKEYDQIVKLADEALAIADKREEHIEKEKESIDESEKEFGNVDAIIDEIDDADLKKQATGLQSTMKERYAIHEKLYKNYKQGLQYDKELYGMLKDKELSFEKLEEQINKVNEVYETVLNDNKEFNDKTDQYNKEKMDFYKSAGIEVSSEKE
- the tnpA gene encoding IS200/IS605 family transposase gives rise to the protein MSKDNNSLSHTTWNCKYHIVFAPKYRRQIIYGKIKKDIGEILRTLCERKSVEIIEATACKDHVHMLVSIPPKISVSSFVGYLKGKSSLMIFDRHANLKYRYGNRKFWCTGYYVDTVGRNKKVIEDYIRNQIQDDIVAEQLTMMEYIDPFTGEEVKKKKRS
- the pdhA gene encoding pyruvate dehydrogenase (acetyl-transferring) E1 component subunit alpha; this translates as MASKTKNNTVDAMKQLEKIESQFEMFQILNEEGEVVNESAMPELSDEQLQELMKRMVYTRILDQRSISLNRQGRLGFYAPTAGQEASQLASQFALEKEDFILPGYRDVPQMIWHGLPLTQAFLFSRGHFKGNQIPEGVNVISPQIIIGAQYIQAAGVALGMKKRGTKAVAVTYTGDGGSSQGDFYEGINFAGAYKAPAIFFVQNNRFAISTPVEKQTAAETIAQKAVAAGIPGIQVDGMDPLAVYAVTLEARKRAVNGEGPTLIETMTYRYGPHTMAGDDPTRYRTADLDNEWEKKDPLVRFRKFLEKKNLWTEEMENETIERAKEEIKNAIKEADDTPKQKVTDLMEIMYEEMPDYLKEQYEIYKEKESK
- a CDS encoding alpha-ketoacid dehydrogenase subunit beta, with the protein product MAQMTMIQAITDALRVEMKNDPNVLVFGEDVGVNGGVFRATEGLQNEFGEDRVFDTPLAESGIGGLAIGLALQGYRPVPEIQFFGFVFEVMDSIAGQMARMRYRSGGRYSSPVTIRSPFGGGVHTPEMHADSLEGMVAQQPGLKVVIPSTPYDAKGLLISSIRDNDPVIFLEHMKLYRSFRQEVPEEEYTIPLGKADVKREGKDLSIITYGAMVHESLKAAEELEKEGYSVEVIDLRTVMPFDIETIIASVEKTGRAIVVQEAQKQAGMAGQIVAEINDRAILSLEAPVLRVAAPDTVFAFSQAESVWLPNYKDVIETAKKVLTF